One genomic window of Cupriavidus sp. P-10 includes the following:
- a CDS encoding anion permease yields the protein MKTMWKPLAPVIAAILVALAPAPEGLQQHTWFYFAIFIGVIVGLMLEPIPGAAIGLIAVTVVTVFCEWVFYSPEQLAKPGFNPANAALAWALSGFANSTVWLIFGAFMFALGYEKTGLGRRIALLLVRAMGRKTLTLGYAVMMADALLAPFTPSNTARSGGTIFPVIRNLPPLYDSKPNDPSARRIGSYIMWTAIATTCVTSSMFLTALAPNLLAAELIRKTAQVDLSWMQWFMAFAPVGILLLLAVPLLAYLLYPPEVKQGTEVPAWAAQELQKMGPPSRRELLLGVLVLIALALWIFGDKHVNATTAALMVIGLMLVTGVVTWDDMLANKQAWNTLAWFATLIALADGLSRTGFVKWFSDTMAGHMSGFPPLAAVVILVLVFYFTHYMFASVTAHTTAMLPVMLSVGSTIPGMPMEAFALMLALTLGLMGILTPYGTGPSPVYFGSGYLPAGDYWRLGAIFGVIYIVVFLLIGVPLLF from the coding sequence ATGAAGACGATGTGGAAGCCGCTTGCGCCGGTGATTGCAGCGATCTTGGTCGCGCTGGCCCCCGCCCCGGAGGGACTACAACAGCACACGTGGTTCTACTTCGCCATCTTCATTGGCGTGATTGTCGGGCTGATGCTTGAGCCCATTCCCGGTGCGGCCATCGGGCTGATCGCCGTGACCGTCGTGACGGTCTTCTGCGAATGGGTGTTCTACAGTCCCGAGCAGCTCGCGAAGCCTGGCTTCAACCCGGCGAACGCCGCCCTCGCCTGGGCGCTTTCCGGTTTCGCCAACAGCACGGTGTGGCTGATCTTTGGCGCCTTCATGTTCGCGCTGGGATACGAAAAGACCGGCCTGGGCAGGCGCATCGCCTTGCTGCTGGTGCGGGCGATGGGCCGCAAGACGCTCACGCTGGGCTATGCGGTGATGATGGCCGATGCGTTGCTGGCGCCCTTCACCCCTTCAAATACGGCGCGCAGCGGCGGCACGATCTTTCCCGTGATCCGCAACCTGCCGCCGCTCTATGACTCGAAGCCGAACGATCCGTCGGCGCGGCGGATCGGGTCGTACATCATGTGGACCGCGATCGCCACCACGTGCGTGACCAGTTCGATGTTCCTTACCGCGCTGGCGCCCAACCTGCTCGCCGCCGAGCTGATCCGCAAGACCGCCCAGGTCGACCTGAGCTGGATGCAGTGGTTCATGGCCTTCGCGCCCGTGGGGATCCTGCTGTTGCTGGCCGTGCCGCTGCTCGCGTACCTGCTGTATCCGCCGGAAGTGAAGCAAGGCACCGAAGTGCCGGCCTGGGCGGCGCAAGAACTCCAGAAGATGGGCCCGCCAAGCCGGCGCGAGCTTCTGCTCGGGGTCCTGGTGCTGATCGCCCTGGCGCTGTGGATATTCGGGGACAAGCACGTCAATGCGACCACTGCGGCCCTGATGGTCATTGGCCTGATGCTGGTGACCGGTGTCGTGACCTGGGACGACATGCTCGCCAACAAGCAGGCCTGGAACACCCTGGCCTGGTTTGCGACACTGATCGCGCTGGCGGACGGCCTGAGCCGGACCGGCTTCGTCAAGTGGTTCTCCGACACCATGGCAGGCCACATGAGCGGCTTTCCGCCACTGGCGGCGGTAGTGATCCTGGTGCTGGTCTTCTACTTCACGCATTACATGTTCGCCAGCGTCACCGCCCATACGACGGCAATGCTTCCGGTCATGCTCAGCGTCGGCTCCACCATTCCCGGCATGCCAATGGAAGCGTTTGCGCTGATGCTGGCCCTCACGCTGGGCCTGATGGGCATCCTCACACCGTACGGCACCGGGCCCAGCCCGGTCTATTTCGGCAGCGGCTACCTCCCCGCCGGCGATTACTGGAGGCTTGGCGCAATCTTTGGGGTCATCTACATCGTTGTATTCCTGTTGATCGGCGTGCCGCTCTTGTTCTGA
- a CDS encoding 2Fe-2S iron-sulfur cluster-binding protein produces MVRLSVEGRQLEAPANCSILQAFLHAGETLVEGVGCMGQGVCGSCRVMVRRSGEQDVRTALACETLVEDGMQVAFLDYFTASERHVYRMEEVGESWEALRTISTVFPEAAHCRHCSGCDRACPKELAVQQGVQFAVEGKLSAASQVFDECVMCNLCTLACPEHIRPNHLGLFVRRMIAAQTLRPANLMLRLQQIESGAMTIDFDAPGAQPPR; encoded by the coding sequence ATGGTACGTCTGAGCGTGGAAGGGCGGCAGCTCGAGGCACCGGCAAACTGTTCCATCCTGCAGGCCTTCCTGCACGCAGGGGAGACGCTGGTTGAAGGCGTGGGCTGCATGGGCCAGGGCGTCTGCGGCTCGTGCCGGGTCATGGTGCGGCGCAGCGGCGAGCAGGATGTACGCACGGCGCTGGCCTGCGAGACGCTGGTGGAAGACGGCATGCAGGTCGCGTTCCTGGACTACTTCACGGCGTCGGAGCGGCACGTCTATCGCATGGAGGAGGTCGGCGAGAGCTGGGAAGCCTTGCGGACGATTTCCACGGTGTTCCCCGAGGCCGCCCATTGCCGCCACTGCAGCGGTTGCGACCGCGCCTGTCCGAAGGAGCTGGCGGTCCAGCAGGGCGTGCAGTTCGCCGTGGAGGGCAAGCTCAGCGCCGCCAGCCAGGTCTTCGACGAATGTGTCATGTGCAACCTCTGCACGCTGGCCTGCCCCGAGCATATCCGCCCCAACCATCTCGGCCTGTTCGTGCGGCGCATGATCGCGGCCCAGACGCTGCGGCCCGCCAATCTCATGCTGCGCCTGCAACAGATCGAAAGCGGCGCGATGACGATCGACTTTGACGCACCAGGCGCGCAGCCGCCGCGCTGA
- a CDS encoding BamA/TamA family outer membrane protein: MAPINAMADDRPLSLVDPEDGKFDLSSYLVEHKGALPVPFIITEPAVGYGVGLGLLFFSESIADSEARARSLGQDRAPPNITFLGGAYTENGTWAAAVGHFHSWDGDRYRYLGGVAKVDANLDYFGIANQARAYSLQGVGLIQQLLVRLGNTHWFAGPRYIYFDANAVFKFGQTPGDLVGQGRNQRISAASLVVDYDSRDNIFYPSRGVYAEFEAQLAREAIGSTDNYDIYAARGYAWLPLTSTLILGLRADTRFSSGDVPFYVQPYVDLRGVKKARYQDRNAISTEVELRWDFRPRWSLLGFSGLGKSYGRQSFSDAPNIVSLGAGFRYLIARKLGLAVGLDVAHSKDQNAVYVQVGSAWR; the protein is encoded by the coding sequence ATGGCGCCCATCAATGCAATGGCCGACGACCGCCCGCTTAGCCTTGTCGATCCCGAAGACGGGAAGTTTGACCTCAGTAGCTATCTCGTCGAGCACAAGGGAGCGTTGCCGGTCCCGTTTATCATCACCGAGCCGGCAGTGGGCTATGGCGTGGGCCTTGGCCTCCTATTCTTCTCCGAATCCATCGCCGACAGCGAGGCGCGCGCCAGATCCCTTGGCCAGGACCGCGCGCCACCAAATATCACCTTCTTGGGCGGCGCCTATACGGAGAACGGCACGTGGGCCGCGGCGGTTGGCCATTTCCATAGCTGGGACGGTGATAGGTACCGCTACCTTGGCGGCGTCGCCAAGGTCGATGCAAACCTGGACTATTTCGGCATCGCGAACCAGGCTAGGGCATATTCGCTGCAGGGCGTAGGCCTGATTCAACAGCTTCTTGTCCGTCTCGGGAATACTCACTGGTTTGCCGGCCCTCGCTACATCTACTTTGATGCGAACGCCGTCTTCAAATTCGGCCAGACGCCCGGGGATCTGGTAGGACAGGGCCGGAACCAGCGCATCAGCGCTGCAAGTCTTGTGGTCGACTACGATTCGCGCGACAACATTTTCTACCCGAGCCGAGGAGTCTATGCGGAATTCGAGGCCCAACTCGCACGCGAAGCTATCGGGAGCACTGACAACTATGACATCTATGCGGCGCGGGGGTACGCTTGGCTGCCGCTCACCAGCACACTGATCCTCGGCCTCAGGGCTGACACGCGATTTTCCAGTGGCGACGTGCCCTTTTATGTCCAGCCATATGTCGACCTGCGCGGGGTCAAAAAGGCGCGCTACCAGGACCGCAACGCGATTTCGACGGAGGTGGAACTACGCTGGGATTTCCGCCCCCGCTGGTCATTGCTGGGCTTTTCCGGCCTTGGCAAGTCCTATGGAAGGCAAAGCTTCTCCGACGCTCCCAACATCGTTAGCCTAGGCGCGGGCTTTCGCTACCTGATCGCGAGAAAGCTTGGGCTTGCCGTCGGGCTGGACGTTGCCCACAGCAAGGACCAGAACGCCGTCTATGTGCAAGTGGGGAGTGCGTGGCGCTAG
- a CDS encoding DASS family sodium-coupled anion symporter: MLTRLKAAFSYFNSVVPFRLGPALITTAVLVTLLLVPVPEGLTPKAWGLVAIFLTTIVAIILKVMPIGVMAMMAIVVLSLSQVTSTSSKGAIADALTAFDNPLIWLIVVAILISRGVKKTGLGTRIGLIFISLMGKRTIGIGYGLVTCELVLAPFTPSNTARGGGIVHPIMKSIANAFDSDPATGTEGKVGTYLALVNYHANPISSAMFVTATAPNPLVVDYIAKATNQNLHLSWTDWALCMLVPGLLCMLLMPLVIYVLSPPQLKATPNAVEYAHAELAKMGPVSPKEMVMIFTFALLLLLWANVPAMLFGPALTLDPTVVALVGLFVLIITGTIDWDDVLSEKSAWDTLIWFGALIMLAEQLNKQGVIGWFSKGMSDAIVASGIGWGGTAAILVAVFVFSHYLFASTTAHISAMMLAFLTVGVHLIPPAYVVPFMLLMAAGSAIMMTLTHYATGTSPIIFGSGFVTMGTWWRVGFVMCVVELLIFAVVGSVWWKVLGFW; encoded by the coding sequence ATGCTCACAAGACTGAAAGCGGCGTTCAGCTACTTCAATAGCGTGGTCCCGTTCCGGCTGGGACCCGCCCTGATCACGACGGCCGTGCTGGTCACCCTGCTGCTGGTGCCGGTGCCAGAGGGGCTTACGCCCAAGGCCTGGGGCCTGGTTGCCATCTTTCTGACAACCATCGTCGCGATCATCCTGAAGGTCATGCCGATCGGGGTGATGGCGATGATGGCGATCGTGGTCCTGTCGCTGTCGCAGGTGACTTCGACCTCGTCCAAGGGCGCGATCGCCGATGCGCTGACCGCCTTCGACAATCCGCTGATCTGGTTGATCGTGGTGGCGATCCTGATTTCCCGCGGCGTGAAGAAGACCGGCCTGGGCACCCGTATCGGCCTGATTTTCATCTCCCTGATGGGGAAACGGACGATAGGCATCGGCTACGGTCTGGTCACGTGTGAACTGGTACTGGCGCCCTTCACGCCGAGCAATACCGCGCGCGGTGGCGGCATCGTGCATCCGATCATGAAGTCGATCGCCAACGCATTCGACTCCGACCCGGCCACGGGCACCGAGGGCAAGGTCGGCACCTACCTGGCGTTGGTCAACTATCACGCCAACCCTATCTCGTCGGCGATGTTCGTGACCGCCACCGCCCCGAACCCGCTGGTGGTGGACTACATCGCCAAGGCGACCAATCAGAATCTGCATCTGAGCTGGACGGACTGGGCGCTTTGCATGTTGGTGCCCGGCCTGCTATGTATGCTGCTGATGCCGCTGGTGATCTATGTGTTGTCGCCGCCGCAGCTCAAGGCCACACCCAACGCGGTGGAATACGCGCACGCCGAGCTTGCAAAGATGGGGCCTGTGTCGCCGAAGGAAATGGTCATGATTTTCACCTTCGCGCTGCTGCTGCTACTGTGGGCCAACGTTCCGGCGATGCTGTTCGGTCCGGCGCTAACGCTGGACCCGACGGTGGTCGCCTTGGTCGGCCTGTTCGTGCTGATCATTACCGGCACCATCGACTGGGATGACGTGCTGTCCGAGAAGAGCGCCTGGGACACGCTGATCTGGTTCGGTGCGCTGATCATGCTGGCCGAGCAACTGAACAAGCAGGGTGTGATCGGGTGGTTCTCTAAGGGCATGAGCGACGCGATCGTGGCCAGCGGCATTGGCTGGGGCGGCACGGCCGCGATCCTGGTGGCGGTCTTCGTTTTCTCGCACTACCTGTTTGCCAGCACGACGGCGCACATCAGTGCGATGATGCTCGCCTTCCTGACGGTCGGAGTCCATCTGATACCGCCAGCGTATGTGGTGCCGTTCATGCTGCTGATGGCGGCCGGCTCGGCGATCATGATGACGCTGACCCACTATGCGACGGGCACCTCGCCGATCATCTTCGGCAGCGGCTTTGTCACGATGGGAACCTGGTGGCGCGTCGGTTTTGTGATGTGCGTGGTGGAGCTGCTGATCTTTGCCGTGGTCGGGAGCGTCTGGTGGAAAGTGCTTGGCTTCTGGTGA
- a CDS encoding DUF2950 domain-containing protein: MARLPRFSRGAVAALSCLCLLGLGATHACARQAFASPEAAMAAFGQAVLNDDETAMRAMLGTSFRDVIPPVGAEMRNKFNQAWAQSRRVQQWEKHAFIVVGDDGWTLPVPLLKSADGWEFDTLAGAREMRVRRIGRNELAVVQTMLAICDAQTEYAQTTHDGEKRLVYAGRLSSSPGKQDGLYWPTGPNEPPSPLGPAFRDAGTRNASKEGYHGYHYKLLTSQGPHGDGGTLNYVVDGKLFGGFAVMAWPVRYGDTGVMSFIVSHKGQVYERDLGTNSAARAAATTSFDPASGWRKVSP; encoded by the coding sequence ATGGCAAGACTACCGAGATTTTCCCGCGGGGCGGTCGCCGCGCTCAGTTGCCTCTGCCTGCTCGGCCTCGGTGCAACGCATGCCTGCGCGCGCCAGGCTTTCGCCTCGCCAGAAGCGGCCATGGCGGCATTTGGCCAGGCCGTTCTCAATGACGACGAGACGGCCATGCGAGCCATGCTGGGCACGAGCTTCCGCGACGTCATCCCCCCGGTCGGCGCCGAGATGCGGAACAAGTTCAACCAGGCCTGGGCGCAGTCGCGTCGCGTGCAGCAATGGGAAAAGCACGCGTTCATCGTCGTCGGCGACGACGGATGGACCCTGCCCGTGCCTCTGCTCAAATCGGCAGATGGCTGGGAGTTCGACACACTGGCAGGCGCCCGGGAAATGCGCGTGCGCCGTATCGGACGGAACGAGCTCGCAGTGGTCCAGACCATGCTGGCCATCTGCGACGCGCAGACCGAATACGCCCAGACGACCCACGATGGCGAGAAGCGGCTGGTCTATGCCGGCAGGCTCTCCAGTTCCCCGGGCAAGCAGGACGGGCTCTACTGGCCGACCGGTCCGAACGAGCCACCGAGCCCGCTCGGACCGGCATTCCGTGACGCCGGCACGCGCAATGCAAGCAAGGAGGGCTACCACGGCTACCATTACAAGCTCCTCACCTCGCAGGGACCACACGGCGACGGCGGCACCTTGAACTATGTCGTCGACGGCAAGCTGTTCGGCGGCTTCGCGGTCATGGCCTGGCCGGTACGCTACGGGGACACCGGCGTGATGAGCTTCATCGTCAGCCACAAGGGCCAGGTCTATGAGCGCGACCTTGGAACCAACAGCGCCGCTAGGGCAGCGGCAACGACATCCTTTGATCCGGCGTCCGGCTGGCGCAAGGTGTCGCCATGA
- a CDS encoding DUF3300 domain-containing protein: MNPRALTTACCALLVLAGCESAGPPAAGTATPALSREGAVQVQKEPAPYQAEEIEALVAPIALYPDPLLAQVLMASTYPLEVALAARWSKAHPNLKGDDAVKAVQNESWDVSVKSLVAFPQILAPMGDKLDWTQKLGDAFLAQQKDVFNAVQRLRVRAQQAGHLKSGAQQTVTVDTVTSGEAAPQTIVRIEPADPAVIYVPVYDPAIVYGGWGYAGYPYYYWPPYGPYYPGDAFLGGIAWGIGLAGAIAIFGDCDWNNGGVHVEHHKARNIDRNFDASKFEGGRWQHDARHRQGVAYRDNATRERYGRSMADAGGRNGFRGRDAAGGRDNGFQGVDSGGRAVQRDANRGSASLRSGAGGFGGGARGGGFGGGRGGGGRR; this comes from the coding sequence ATGAACCCGCGTGCCCTGACCACAGCCTGCTGTGCCCTGCTTGTGCTGGCCGGGTGCGAAAGCGCCGGTCCGCCCGCAGCGGGTACGGCCACGCCGGCGCTGTCCCGGGAAGGCGCGGTGCAGGTCCAGAAGGAGCCCGCGCCTTACCAGGCTGAAGAAATCGAGGCGCTGGTCGCGCCGATCGCACTCTACCCCGATCCGCTGCTGGCACAGGTCCTGATGGCGTCCACTTACCCGCTGGAGGTCGCCCTCGCCGCGCGCTGGAGCAAGGCGCATCCGAACCTCAAGGGCGATGACGCCGTCAAGGCAGTGCAGAACGAATCCTGGGACGTCAGCGTGAAGTCACTGGTGGCGTTTCCGCAGATCCTTGCGCCAATGGGCGACAAGCTGGACTGGACGCAAAAACTCGGCGATGCATTCCTGGCCCAGCAGAAGGACGTGTTCAATGCCGTGCAGCGCCTGCGCGTGCGCGCGCAGCAAGCCGGCCACCTCAAGTCGGGCGCGCAGCAGACCGTGACCGTGGACACCGTGACCTCCGGTGAAGCCGCGCCGCAGACCATCGTACGCATCGAGCCGGCGGATCCCGCGGTGATCTATGTGCCGGTGTACGACCCCGCGATCGTCTACGGCGGCTGGGGCTACGCGGGGTATCCCTACTACTACTGGCCGCCCTACGGCCCCTACTACCCCGGCGATGCCTTCCTGGGAGGCATCGCCTGGGGCATCGGCCTGGCCGGGGCCATTGCCATATTCGGCGACTGCGACTGGAACAACGGCGGGGTCCATGTGGAGCACCACAAGGCCCGCAACATCGACCGCAACTTCGACGCCAGCAAGTTCGAGGGAGGCCGCTGGCAGCACGACGCCCGACACCGCCAGGGTGTTGCCTATCGCGACAATGCCACGCGGGAGAGATATGGCAGGAGCATGGCCGATGCGGGGGGCCGCAACGGCTTTCGCGGGCGCGATGCTGCCGGGGGCCGGGACAACGGCTTCCAGGGCGTGGACAGCGGCGGCAGAGCGGTGCAGCGTGATGCCAATCGCGGCAGCGCGAGCCTGCGTTCGGGCGCCGGCGGCTTCGGCGGTGGCGCGCGCGGCGGTGGCTTTGGCGGCGGACGAGGTGGCGGGGGACGACGTTAG
- a CDS encoding FAD-binding protein: protein MPTGIPYDEARRRYRPGVATAMRSDDDSVEALLKGYHPDHGPNARVALAVGVNRGEPCQPDLARCLQANALIDDVDIAGAQLVSTDVLIIGGGGGGCAAALTAAGQGAQVILATKLRLGDSNTVMAEGGIQAAIGEDDSPQLHFEDTLRAGHFRGEPELVAQMVMDGPDVIRWLIRLGMMFDQEEDRPFGGNLLRKKPGGASAARILSYRDYTGLEMMRVLREAVDLEPGVAVWNRCPAVELLSDERGRCAGAVIYNLEWRTFMLVRARAVILATGGAGRLHLNSFPTSNHYGATADGLVLAYRLGARLRELDSFQYHPTGIAYPPHLAGGLISEAARSAGARLLNGEGERFVDELKPRDIVASAILRECAQGRGIERGGQVGVFLDTPTLEMENPGILAKRLVTLRHLAHKCGQDAAQEPFLVYPTLHYQNGGVAIDKESATSVPGLYCVGEVTGGIHGRNRLMGNALLDILSMGRRAGASAAQAGRAGMAVRAGIGHVHAWQRELTLAGLPLHVKAPQLFPGYAHFDLRDDAGLRSGVRGRTVGGTR, encoded by the coding sequence ATGCCAACCGGCATCCCATACGATGAAGCGCGCCGGCGGTACCGGCCCGGCGTCGCGACAGCGATGCGCAGCGACGACGACAGCGTCGAAGCGCTGCTCAAGGGCTATCACCCAGACCACGGTCCCAATGCGCGCGTTGCGCTGGCCGTTGGCGTGAACCGCGGCGAGCCCTGCCAGCCGGATCTTGCGCGCTGTCTGCAGGCTAATGCGCTGATTGACGATGTCGACATTGCCGGCGCCCAACTCGTCTCCACCGATGTGCTGATCATCGGCGGCGGCGGAGGCGGCTGCGCGGCAGCGCTCACGGCGGCCGGGCAGGGCGCACAGGTGATCCTGGCCACCAAGCTGCGCCTTGGCGACAGCAATACCGTGATGGCCGAGGGCGGCATCCAGGCGGCCATCGGCGAGGATGACAGTCCCCAGCTGCACTTCGAGGACACATTGCGCGCCGGTCATTTCCGCGGCGAGCCGGAACTGGTTGCGCAGATGGTGATGGACGGGCCCGATGTCATCCGCTGGCTGATCCGGCTGGGCATGATGTTTGACCAGGAAGAGGACCGGCCCTTTGGCGGCAACCTGCTGCGCAAGAAGCCAGGCGGGGCGTCGGCCGCGCGCATCCTGTCCTATCGGGACTACACCGGGCTGGAGATGATGCGCGTGCTGCGCGAGGCCGTGGACCTGGAACCGGGGGTTGCGGTGTGGAACCGCTGCCCCGCGGTCGAGCTGCTGTCCGACGAACGGGGCCGCTGCGCCGGCGCCGTGATCTACAACCTCGAATGGCGAACCTTCATGCTGGTGCGCGCGCGTGCCGTGATTCTCGCCACCGGCGGGGCGGGGCGCCTGCACCTGAACAGCTTCCCCACCTCCAATCACTACGGCGCCACCGCGGACGGCCTGGTGCTTGCCTATCGCCTCGGGGCGCGCCTGCGCGAGCTCGATTCGTTCCAGTACCACCCCACCGGCATCGCCTACCCGCCGCACCTGGCGGGCGGCCTGATCTCGGAAGCGGCGCGCTCGGCGGGCGCCCGGCTGCTCAACGGCGAGGGCGAGCGCTTTGTCGATGAACTCAAGCCCCGGGACATCGTGGCCTCGGCCATCCTGCGCGAGTGCGCGCAGGGCCGCGGCATCGAGCGGGGCGGACAGGTCGGGGTGTTCCTCGACACGCCGACGCTCGAAATGGAGAATCCCGGCATCCTCGCCAAGCGGCTGGTCACGCTGCGCCATCTGGCGCACAAGTGCGGGCAGGACGCGGCGCAGGAGCCTTTCCTGGTCTATCCGACCCTGCACTACCAGAATGGTGGCGTTGCCATCGACAAGGAAAGCGCAACGAGCGTGCCGGGCCTTTACTGCGTGGGCGAGGTTACGGGCGGCATCCACGGGCGCAACCGGCTGATGGGCAACGCGCTGCTCGACATCCTGAGCATGGGCCGGCGTGCCGGTGCCAGCGCGGCGCAAGCGGGGCGCGCTGGGATGGCCGTGCGCGCCGGGATCGGCCACGTGCATGCGTGGCAGCGGGAACTGACGCTGGCCGGCCTGCCACTGCATGTCAAGGCACCGCAGCTGTTCCCCGGTTACGCCCATTTCGATCTGCGCGACGATGCCGGATTGCGCTCCGGCGTACGCGGCCGCACGGTCGGCGGCACGCGGTGA
- the cax gene encoding calcium/proton exchanger, whose product MWMNLLLIFVPIAIALEFLASDHHLLIFIASSLAILPLAGRMSHATEHLAERMGEAVGGLLNATFGNAAELIIALVALRAGLYQVVEASIVGSIVGNMLLVFGAAMLAGGIRYPEQSFNPRGARSQATMLILSAIALILPASFEAVEGTTAVLYRLSAWISITLLAVYGLYLVFSLVTHPALFRGAYDVEAVAPESVEDQPSSPVARAIAILAAATVGTAWMSEIMVGALAPMMRDYALSDIFVGAFVVAILGNAAEHASAITAAMRNRMDLSFSIAVGSSVQVALFVAPVLVLTSHFLGPAPMDLAFRPALVLMVVLSVLVTAQMASDGHADWFKGTQLLVVYFALALTFFFLPR is encoded by the coding sequence ATGTGGATGAATTTGCTTCTTATCTTTGTTCCGATCGCAATCGCCCTGGAATTTCTTGCTTCCGATCACCACCTTCTGATCTTTATCGCTTCCTCCCTGGCCATCCTGCCGCTTGCCGGACGGATGAGCCATGCCACCGAGCATCTCGCGGAGCGTATGGGCGAGGCGGTCGGGGGCCTACTCAATGCGACATTCGGCAATGCGGCTGAACTTATCATCGCACTTGTCGCCTTGCGTGCCGGCCTCTATCAGGTGGTGGAAGCCTCCATCGTTGGTTCCATTGTCGGAAATATGCTGCTGGTATTTGGCGCCGCGATGCTCGCAGGCGGCATCCGCTATCCCGAGCAAAGCTTCAACCCGCGCGGCGCACGTTCCCAGGCTACCATGCTCATACTGTCGGCGATCGCGCTGATCCTGCCTGCCAGTTTCGAAGCGGTAGAGGGCACGACAGCCGTGCTATACCGACTCAGCGCCTGGATTTCCATCACGCTTCTGGCCGTCTATGGACTGTACCTAGTGTTCTCGCTGGTCACTCACCCCGCGTTGTTCCGCGGCGCCTACGACGTAGAGGCGGTTGCTCCGGAAAGCGTGGAGGATCAGCCATCCTCGCCCGTAGCACGGGCGATAGCGATACTGGCAGCAGCCACCGTAGGGACGGCGTGGATGAGCGAGATTATGGTGGGTGCGCTGGCCCCTATGATGCGCGACTACGCCCTCAGCGACATCTTCGTCGGTGCCTTTGTGGTGGCGATACTCGGAAATGCAGCCGAGCATGCATCGGCCATTACCGCAGCCATGAGAAATCGCATGGACCTGTCGTTCTCCATTGCGGTCGGCTCGAGTGTCCAGGTGGCACTGTTTGTCGCGCCGGTGCTCGTACTCACGAGCCATTTTCTCGGGCCAGCCCCGATGGACCTGGCCTTTCGTCCCGCCTTGGTTCTGATGGTGGTCCTGTCCGTGCTGGTCACGGCGCAAATGGCGAGCGATGGACACGCCGACTGGTTCAAGGGCACGCAGCTCCTGGTCGTCTATTTCGCCCTCGCCCTCACCTTCTTCTTCCTGCCACGCTAG